Proteins encoded within one genomic window of Bacillus thuringiensis:
- the glmU gene encoding bifunctional UDP-N-acetylglucosamine diphosphorylase/glucosamine-1-phosphate N-acetyltransferase GlmU — MSNRFAVILAAGKGTRMKSKLYKVLHPVCGKPMVQHVVDQVSQLGLQKLVTVVGHGAEMVQEQLGNVSEFALQAEQLGTAHAVDQAASVLANEEGTTLVICGDTPLITAETMEALLQQHKEAGAMATVLTAYIEEPAGYGRIVRNENGHVEKIVEHKDANEKELAIKEINTGTYCFDNKALFASLSKVSNDNVQGEYYLPDVIEILKNEGHIVSAYQTEQFDETLGVNDRVALSQAEIIMKNRINRKNMVNGVTIIDPSNTYISADAIIGSDTVLHPGTIIEGNTVIGSDCEIGPHTVIRDSEIGDRTTIRQSTVHDSKLGTEVSVGPFAHIRPDSVIGDEVRVGNFVEIKKTVFGNRSKASHLSYIGDAQVGEDVNLGCGSITVNYDGKNKFKTVIGNGVFIGCNSNLVAPVTVEDGAYVAAGSTITENVPSKALSVARARQVNKEDYVDQLLNKKKS; from the coding sequence ATGTCAAACAGATTTGCAGTGATTCTAGCTGCGGGCAAGGGCACACGTATGAAGTCTAAGCTATACAAAGTGCTTCATCCTGTATGTGGAAAACCTATGGTACAACATGTTGTCGATCAAGTATCTCAATTAGGATTGCAGAAACTTGTAACAGTCGTAGGACATGGTGCTGAAATGGTACAAGAACAGCTAGGAAACGTAAGTGAGTTTGCATTACAAGCAGAACAACTTGGTACAGCGCATGCTGTAGATCAAGCTGCAAGTGTACTTGCAAATGAAGAAGGAACAACTTTAGTTATTTGTGGTGATACACCGCTAATAACTGCTGAAACGATGGAAGCATTACTTCAGCAACATAAAGAAGCAGGGGCAATGGCGACGGTGCTAACAGCTTACATAGAAGAACCTGCTGGATATGGTCGTATCGTTCGTAATGAGAATGGTCATGTTGAAAAAATTGTTGAGCATAAGGATGCAAATGAGAAGGAATTAGCTATTAAAGAAATCAATACAGGTACGTATTGTTTTGATAATAAAGCTTTATTTGCTTCACTTTCTAAAGTTTCAAACGATAACGTACAAGGTGAATATTACCTGCCAGATGTTATTGAGATTTTAAAAAATGAAGGTCATATTGTATCAGCTTATCAAACAGAGCAATTCGATGAAACGTTAGGTGTTAACGACAGAGTCGCTCTATCGCAAGCGGAAATTATTATGAAAAACCGTATCAACCGAAAAAATATGGTAAATGGTGTTACAATTATTGATCCAAGTAACACGTATATTTCTGCTGATGCAATTATCGGTAGTGATACAGTTCTTCATCCAGGAACAATTATTGAGGGGAACACTGTAATTGGCTCAGATTGTGAAATTGGACCACATACAGTAATTCGTGATAGTGAAATTGGAGATCGTACGACAATTCGTCAATCTACTGTACATGATAGTAAGCTTGGTACAGAAGTATCGGTTGGTCCATTTGCACATATTCGCCCAGATTCAGTTATTGGAGATGAAGTACGCGTTGGAAACTTCGTGGAAATCAAAAAAACTGTTTTTGGTAATAGAAGTAAAGCTTCACACTTAAGTTATATCGGGGATGCACAAGTTGGAGAAGACGTGAATCTTGGTTGTGGTTCAATTACGGTGAACTATGACGGTAAGAATAAATTCAAAACTGTGATTGGTAACGGGGTATTTATTGGATGTAATTCAAACCTTGTTGCTCCTGTAACAGTTGAAGATGGTGCTTATGTGGCAGCAGGCTCTACAATTACAGAGAATGTTCCATCAAAAGCATTATCTGTAGCACGTGCACGTCAAGTTAACAAAGAAGACTATGTTGATCAATTGCTGAATAAGAAAAAATCATAA
- a CDS encoding ribose-phosphate diphosphokinase produces MSTQYLNSNLKVFSLNSNKELAEQIAKHIGVGLGKCSVDRFSDGEVQINIEESIRGCDVFIIQSTSFPVNEHIMELLIMIDALKRASAKTINIVIPYYGYARQDRKARSREPITSKLVANLLETAGATRVITLDLHAPQIQGFFDIPIDHLMGVPILSDYFETKGLKDIVIVSPDHGGVTRARKMADRLKAPIAIIDKRRPRPNVSEVMNIIGNIEGKTAILIDDIIDTAGTITLAANALVENGASEVYACCTHPVLSGPAIERIQNSNIKELVVTNSIVLPEEKKIDKVHELSVAPLIGEAIIRVYEEESVSVLFN; encoded by the coding sequence ATGTCGACTCAATATCTAAATTCTAATTTGAAAGTATTCTCTTTAAACTCTAATAAGGAACTTGCTGAGCAAATTGCAAAGCACATTGGAGTAGGACTAGGAAAATGTTCTGTTGATCGTTTTAGTGATGGAGAAGTTCAAATTAACATTGAAGAAAGTATCCGTGGTTGCGATGTATTCATTATTCAATCTACAAGCTTCCCAGTAAACGAACATATCATGGAATTACTTATTATGATCGATGCATTAAAGCGTGCATCTGCAAAAACAATTAATATTGTTATTCCTTACTATGGTTATGCGCGTCAAGACCGTAAAGCGCGTTCTCGTGAACCAATTACATCGAAACTTGTAGCAAACTTGCTTGAAACAGCAGGTGCAACTCGTGTAATCACTCTAGATTTACATGCTCCACAAATTCAAGGGTTCTTTGATATCCCAATCGACCACTTAATGGGTGTACCGATTCTTTCAGATTACTTTGAAACAAAAGGTCTTAAAGATATCGTAATCGTTTCACCTGACCATGGTGGGGTAACTCGTGCTAGAAAAATGGCAGATCGCCTAAAAGCGCCAATCGCTATTATTGATAAGCGTCGTCCTCGTCCGAACGTATCAGAGGTAATGAACATTATCGGTAATATTGAAGGTAAAACAGCAATTTTAATTGATGACATCATTGATACAGCTGGTACAATTACATTAGCAGCGAACGCTCTTGTTGAGAACGGTGCTTCTGAAGTATATGCTTGCTGTACACACCCAGTATTATCTGGTCCAGCAATTGAACGTATCCAAAACTCAAATATTAAAGAGTTAGTTGTAACGAACTCTATCGTATTACCAGAAGAGAAAAAAATTGACAAAGTACATGAACTTTCAGTTGCTCCACTAATCGGAGAAGCGATCATTCGTGTATACGAAGAAGAATCTGTAAGTGTATTATTCAATTAA
- the pth gene encoding aminoacyl-tRNA hydrolase, which produces MKLIVGLGNPGREYELTRHNIGFMAIDELAKRWNISLNEQKFKGVFGAGFVNGEKVILLKPLTYMNLSGESIRPLMDYYKIDVEDFVVLYDDLDIPVGKLRLRMKGSAGGHNGVKSTISHLGTQEFQRIRMGIDRPKNGMKVVDYVLGRFTSEEIPDVNHSIEKAADACEEWLNKPFLQIMNTFNS; this is translated from the coding sequence ATGAAATTGATAGTAGGACTTGGGAACCCGGGTAGAGAATATGAATTAACAAGGCATAATATTGGGTTTATGGCGATTGATGAACTTGCAAAGCGTTGGAATATTTCTTTAAACGAACAAAAATTTAAAGGAGTATTTGGTGCAGGGTTTGTTAATGGAGAAAAAGTAATCTTACTAAAGCCACTTACATATATGAATTTATCTGGGGAAAGTATTCGTCCACTTATGGATTACTATAAAATTGATGTAGAGGACTTCGTTGTTCTGTACGATGATTTAGACATCCCTGTAGGTAAATTACGCCTTCGTATGAAAGGTAGTGCTGGTGGACATAATGGTGTGAAATCAACAATTTCACATTTAGGAACACAAGAGTTTCAACGTATCCGTATGGGAATTGATCGTCCGAAAAATGGAATGAAGGTAGTAGATTACGTATTAGGACGCTTTACATCGGAAGAAATTCCTGATGTAAATCATTCTATTGAAAAAGCAGCAGATGCATGCGAAGAATGGTTAAATAAACCGTTTCTTCAAATCATGAATACTTTCAATAGTTAA
- a CDS encoding anti-sigma-F factor Fin family protein, translated as MEGYYYCRHCGSNVGSVTAEKVYSDVLFQLTEQEVVEMIHFHENGNIYIKTICESCQETLASYPEYYEYEKFLQ; from the coding sequence ATGGAAGGATATTATTATTGCAGACATTGCGGGAGTAATGTAGGCTCCGTTACCGCAGAAAAAGTATATAGCGACGTTTTATTTCAACTAACAGAGCAAGAAGTAGTAGAGATGATTCATTTTCATGAGAATGGAAATATATATATAAAAACGATTTGTGAATCGTGTCAAGAAACGCTCGCATCTTATCCTGAGTATTATGAATATGAAAAATTTCTGCAATAA
- the mfd gene encoding transcription-repair coupling factor, with product MIGLLEQFYKNEEIQSVINGLEDGLKEQLVSGMATSSRSLLMAALYKKTKKSQLIVTHNLYQAQKVHEDLVALLGEKDVWLYPVNELIASELGVASPELKAQRIEVLNRLAAGENGIIVAPVAGLRRFLPMKELWKQRQIEINLGQEIDLDTFLHTLHHIGYERKSMVEAPGEFSLRGGILDIYPLTEELPFRIEFFDTEVDSIRLFDVDEQRSQDKKESVRFGPATEFLFSQEELKLGIKHLEEGLTKTMQKLSDDKLKTTVLETVSHEIEMLKNGQSIEQMFKYLSIFYKEPASLIDYLPEDGVVVLDEISRIQETASHLETEEAEWYISLLGEGTIIQDLSFSHSFEEFLHHKKRSFVYLTLFLRHIAHTHPQNIVNVTCKTMQDFHGQMQLLKTEIDRWSEGHFTTVVLGTDDERVKKLQHILSDYDIEADIVEGTDILLPGRLQIAVGDLHAGFEMPMQKLVVITEKELFHKKVKKSQRKQKLSNAERIKSYSELKVGDYVVHVNHGIGKFLGIETLEINGVHKDYLNIKYQGNDKLYVPIEQIDQVQKYVGSEGKDPKVYKLGGNDWKKVKTKVEKSVQDIADDLIKLYAEREASKGYAYTPDTAEQQEFESSFPYQETEDQLRSIEEIKKDMERGRPMDRLLCGDVGYGKTEVAIRAAFKAIMDEKQVAILVPTTILAQQHYETIRERFQDYPINIGLLSRFRTRKQQNETIKGLKDGTVDIVIGTHRILSKDVTYKDLGLLIIDEEQRFGVTHKEKIKQLKANVDVLTLTATPIPRTLHMSMLGVRDLSVIETPPENRFPVQTYVVEYNPALMREAIERELARGGQVYFLYNRVEDIERKADEISMLVPDARVTYAHGKMNESELESVMLSFLEGQHDVLVSTTIIETGVDIPNVNTLIVFDADRMGLSQLYQLRGRVGRSNRVAYAYFAYKRDKVLSEVAERRLQAIKEFTELGSGFKIAMRDLSIRGAGNLLGAEQHGFIDSVGFDLYSQMLKDAIEQRRGTDGVENTVNVEIDLEVDAYLPDAYISDSKQKIMMYKQFRGVSAIEDIEELQEEMIDRFGDYPQEVGYLLQIANIKVLAMKEQIELIKQNKFEVTILFSEQASQNIDGGKLFMLGNSFGRMIGLGMEGSQLKIVMKTNGLETSKWLTIAENLLKGLPDVKKEVINA from the coding sequence ATGATAGGTTTATTAGAACAATTTTATAAAAATGAAGAGATCCAATCGGTTATTAATGGATTAGAAGATGGTTTAAAAGAGCAACTTGTATCAGGTATGGCAACCTCTTCTCGTTCGTTATTAATGGCGGCCTTATATAAAAAAACAAAAAAATCACAACTTATTGTGACACATAATTTATATCAAGCGCAAAAAGTGCATGAAGATTTAGTGGCATTACTTGGTGAAAAAGATGTATGGCTATATCCAGTGAATGAATTGATAGCATCAGAACTTGGTGTTGCAAGTCCAGAATTGAAGGCGCAACGTATTGAAGTATTAAACCGTTTAGCTGCTGGAGAGAATGGGATTATTGTAGCGCCAGTTGCAGGGCTGCGCAGATTTTTACCAATGAAAGAATTGTGGAAGCAAAGGCAAATTGAAATCAATCTAGGGCAAGAGATTGATTTAGATACATTTTTGCATACTTTACATCATATTGGTTATGAGCGTAAGTCGATGGTAGAGGCTCCTGGGGAATTTAGTTTGCGCGGGGGAATATTAGATATTTATCCACTAACTGAAGAGTTACCATTTCGTATTGAATTTTTCGACACAGAAGTCGATTCTATTCGATTATTTGATGTGGATGAGCAGCGCTCTCAAGATAAAAAAGAAAGTGTTAGATTTGGTCCAGCAACAGAGTTTTTATTTTCGCAGGAAGAATTGAAATTGGGAATTAAGCATCTTGAGGAAGGCTTGACCAAGACGATGCAAAAACTTTCCGATGATAAATTGAAGACTACAGTGCTTGAGACGGTAAGTCATGAAATTGAGATGTTAAAAAACGGGCAAAGTATAGAACAGATGTTTAAATATTTATCTATTTTCTATAAAGAACCTGCTAGTCTGATAGATTATTTACCAGAAGATGGTGTTGTGGTTTTAGATGAGATTTCCCGTATTCAAGAAACCGCATCACATCTTGAAACAGAAGAGGCGGAATGGTATATATCACTTCTTGGTGAGGGAACAATTATTCAAGATTTATCTTTCTCCCACTCGTTTGAGGAATTTCTTCATCATAAAAAAAGAAGTTTTGTATATTTAACGTTATTCTTACGTCATATAGCACATACACATCCGCAAAACATTGTGAATGTGACATGTAAAACAATGCAAGACTTCCATGGGCAGATGCAGTTGTTGAAAACTGAAATTGATAGATGGAGCGAAGGGCATTTTACGACTGTTGTGCTTGGCACAGATGATGAACGTGTGAAAAAACTACAACATATTTTAAGTGATTATGATATTGAGGCAGATATTGTAGAGGGCACAGATATATTATTGCCTGGAAGGTTACAAATTGCTGTAGGTGATTTACATGCAGGATTTGAAATGCCGATGCAAAAGCTTGTTGTCATTACTGAAAAAGAGCTTTTTCATAAGAAAGTTAAAAAATCACAACGTAAGCAAAAGTTATCGAATGCTGAACGTATTAAAAGTTATTCGGAATTAAAAGTTGGAGATTATGTAGTTCATGTAAATCATGGTATAGGTAAATTCTTAGGTATTGAGACATTAGAGATTAATGGTGTTCATAAAGATTACTTGAATATTAAATATCAAGGTAATGATAAGTTATACGTCCCAATTGAACAAATTGACCAAGTGCAAAAATATGTAGGATCTGAAGGGAAGGATCCTAAAGTTTATAAATTGGGCGGGAATGATTGGAAGAAGGTCAAAACGAAAGTCGAAAAATCTGTACAAGACATTGCGGATGACCTAATTAAACTATATGCTGAGCGCGAAGCTTCAAAGGGTTATGCATATACACCAGATACAGCAGAACAACAAGAATTTGAATCTTCTTTCCCATATCAAGAGACAGAGGATCAATTACGCTCTATTGAAGAGATTAAAAAGGACATGGAACGCGGACGTCCGATGGATAGGCTTCTTTGTGGTGATGTAGGATATGGAAAGACGGAAGTAGCTATTCGTGCGGCATTTAAGGCAATTATGGATGAAAAACAAGTTGCGATTTTAGTGCCGACAACAATCCTTGCACAACAACACTATGAAACAATTCGAGAGCGTTTTCAAGATTATCCAATCAATATAGGATTATTAAGTAGATTCCGTACGAGAAAACAGCAAAATGAAACGATTAAAGGTTTAAAAGATGGCACGGTAGATATTGTAATCGGAACGCATCGTATTTTATCTAAAGATGTCACTTATAAAGATTTGGGACTTCTGATTATTGATGAAGAGCAAAGATTTGGTGTAACACATAAAGAAAAAATCAAACAATTAAAAGCAAATGTTGACGTATTAACATTAACGGCAACTCCAATTCCACGTACACTCCATATGTCTATGCTTGGTGTGCGTGATTTATCTGTTATTGAGACGCCGCCAGAGAATCGTTTCCCAGTCCAAACGTATGTAGTAGAGTATAATCCAGCATTAATGCGAGAGGCGATAGAACGAGAGCTTGCAAGAGGTGGGCAAGTTTATTTCTTGTATAACCGAGTGGAGGATATCGAACGAAAAGCAGATGAAATTTCGATGTTAGTTCCAGATGCGCGTGTAACTTATGCGCATGGGAAAATGAACGAAAGTGAATTAGAGTCTGTTATGCTATCGTTTTTAGAAGGGCAGCATGATGTTCTTGTAAGTACAACAATTATTGAGACGGGTGTAGATATTCCAAATGTAAATACGTTAATTGTATTTGATGCAGACCGTATGGGACTATCACAGTTGTATCAGCTTCGTGGGCGTGTTGGGCGTTCTAATCGCGTTGCGTATGCATACTTTGCATACAAACGTGATAAAGTGTTATCAGAAGTTGCAGAGAGACGTCTGCAAGCAATTAAAGAGTTCACAGAGCTTGGATCTGGCTTCAAAATTGCAATGAGGGATTTATCAATTCGTGGTGCGGGTAACTTGTTAGGGGCAGAACAACATGGATTTATTGATTCTGTCGGATTTGATCTATATTCTCAAATGCTAAAAGATGCGATTGAACAGCGCAGAGGAACAGATGGAGTTGAAAATACAGTTAATGTTGAAATCGACTTGGAAGTAGATGCATATTTACCAGATGCTTATATTTCAGATAGTAAACAAAAAATTATGATGTATAAACAATTTAGAGGTGTTTCTGCAATTGAGGATATTGAAGAGCTGCAGGAAGAGATGATAGATAGATTTGGTGATTACCCGCAAGAAGTTGGGTACTTATTACAAATTGCAAATATTAAAGTATTAGCAATGAAAGAACAAATTGAATTAATTAAGCAAAATAAATTTGAAGTAACAATCCTGTTCTCGGAACAAGCCAGCCAAAATATTGATGGCGGAAAATTATTCATGCTCGGAAATAGTTTTGGACGTATGATTGGTTTAGGAATGGAAGGATCACAATTGAAAATCGTTATGAAAACAAATGGTTTAGAAACATCGAAGTGGTTAACAATTGCTGAAAATTTACTAAAAGGCCTACCAGATGTAAAAAAAGAAGTCATAAATGCCTAA
- the spoVT gene encoding stage V sporulation protein T, with the protein MKATGIVRRIDDLGRVVIPKEIRRTLRIREGDPLEIFVDRDGEVILKKYSPISELGDFAKEYTEALYDSLGHNVLVCDRDSIIAVAGISKKEYLNKSVGDLIEKTMEERKSVIMTDESEISIIDGVTEKVHSYTIGPIVANGDPIGAVIIFSKEDVISEIEHKSVNTAASFLAKQMEQ; encoded by the coding sequence ATGAAAGCAACTGGAATCGTACGTCGAATTGATGATTTAGGCAGGGTAGTAATCCCGAAGGAAATTCGTAGAACTTTACGTATTCGAGAAGGAGACCCACTAGAAATATTTGTTGATCGCGATGGAGAAGTAATTTTGAAGAAATATTCTCCGATTAGTGAATTAGGTGATTTTGCAAAAGAATATACGGAAGCTTTATACGATAGCTTAGGACATAATGTGCTTGTATGCGATCGTGATTCTATTATCGCAGTAGCAGGCATATCTAAAAAAGAATACTTAAATAAAAGTGTTGGCGATTTAATTGAGAAGACAATGGAAGAGCGTAAATCTGTAATTATGACAGATGAAAGCGAAATTTCAATTATTGATGGAGTAACAGAAAAAGTTCATTCCTATACAATTGGTCCAATTGTTGCGAATGGGGATCCAATTGGGGCTGTTATTATCTTCTCTAAAGAGGATGTTATAAGTGAAATAGAGCATAAGTCAGTAAATACAGCTGCAAGCTTTTTAGCGAAACAGATGGAGCAATAA
- a CDS encoding putative polysaccharide biosynthesis protein, which yields MESRKYQAFWRGAIILTIASFVTKVLSAFYRIPYQNIAGDIGFYIYQQIYPFYGFCLILATYGFPIIISKMVAERLERGKKQEAEEIICVSFWFLLGIGFIGFFTLFFGAEAIATAMGDIHLDKLLRVISFSFILMPFLSVARGYFQGFNNMMPTAVSQVIEQTIRVSIIVFLSLFLIAHGFDLYTVGAGAMLGSIAGGLIGIIVLVLYMRHDFRSIFFKSVKRIRGKKRIINILFWQGLAICVSNLVLIFIQMADSVSFYSLLIGAGEQAESAKVLKGVYDRSIPLLQLGTVVTTSFSLSLIPIITAAKERGDLTFIREKVKLALKITFVIGFAAAIGLTCIIQPTNIMLFENSDGSDVLSILSLSILFSSLSITTASILQGLGQTLKPAIFVIFGGCLKLALNYMLMPYFGVKGAAIATLVALLVISLLNSALLMRAVSESLIDKRNMLGIVISGIGMGFVLIMFMRVLQMSGLVIDTEHRGIATLEALLGVAIGGLTYVFLILKLRVFTKAEIGTVMKKEKKEGSLKKSG from the coding sequence ATGGAATCGAGGAAATATCAAGCCTTTTGGCGTGGGGCTATTATATTAACAATCGCAAGTTTTGTTACAAAGGTATTAAGCGCTTTTTACCGTATTCCATATCAAAATATAGCGGGTGATATTGGTTTTTATATTTACCAACAAATTTATCCGTTTTATGGATTTTGCTTAATTTTAGCTACTTATGGATTCCCCATTATAATTTCAAAAATGGTTGCGGAACGATTAGAGCGAGGGAAAAAGCAAGAAGCAGAAGAAATTATTTGTGTATCTTTTTGGTTTTTATTAGGAATTGGTTTCATTGGCTTTTTTACATTGTTCTTTGGTGCCGAAGCAATTGCAACAGCCATGGGCGATATACACTTAGATAAGCTATTGCGTGTTATTTCGTTTTCATTCATATTGATGCCGTTTTTATCTGTAGCAAGAGGATATTTTCAGGGTTTTAATAATATGATGCCAACAGCTGTTTCGCAAGTGATAGAACAAACAATTCGTGTTTCTATTATTGTATTTTTATCTCTATTCCTAATTGCTCACGGATTTGATTTATATACAGTCGGTGCAGGTGCTATGTTAGGCTCAATCGCAGGCGGATTGATTGGGATTATCGTACTTGTACTTTATATGCGTCATGACTTTCGTTCCATATTCTTTAAAAGTGTAAAGAGAATTAGAGGGAAAAAGAGGATTATTAATATCCTGTTTTGGCAAGGACTGGCGATTTGTGTTAGTAACTTAGTGCTTATTTTTATACAAATGGCCGATTCTGTTTCCTTCTATTCTTTACTTATTGGGGCAGGAGAGCAAGCTGAAAGTGCAAAGGTATTAAAAGGTGTTTATGACAGAAGTATCCCACTTCTGCAATTAGGTACTGTTGTGACAACTTCTTTCTCGTTGTCGCTTATTCCAATTATTACAGCGGCGAAGGAAAGAGGAGATCTTACCTTTATTCGAGAAAAGGTAAAGTTAGCACTGAAAATAACATTTGTTATCGGGTTTGCAGCGGCCATTGGATTAACTTGTATTATTCAGCCTACGAATATTATGTTGTTTGAAAATAGTGATGGATCAGATGTTTTATCCATTTTATCCTTATCTATTTTATTTAGTTCATTGTCGATTACAACTGCTTCTATTTTGCAGGGGTTAGGACAAACATTAAAGCCAGCGATATTCGTTATATTTGGAGGTTGTTTAAAGTTAGCTTTAAACTATATGTTAATGCCGTATTTTGGTGTGAAGGGAGCTGCAATTGCAACACTAGTTGCGTTACTTGTAATTTCTTTGCTAAATAGTGCATTACTTATGCGAGCTGTATCGGAATCGCTTATCGATAAAAGGAATATGTTAGGTATAGTTATTAGTGGTATCGGTATGGGATTTGTATTAATAATGTTTATGCGTGTATTGCAAATGTCTGGATTAGTAATTGATACGGAACATAGAGGGATTGCGACACTTGAGGCGTTGTTAGGTGTAGCTATCGGTGGATTAACATATGTGTTTTTAATTTTAAAATTACGTGTATTTACAAAAGCGGAAATAGGAACCGTTATGAAAAAAGAGAAAAAAGAAGGTTCATTGAAGAAGAGTGGATAG
- the mazG gene encoding nucleoside triphosphate pyrophosphohydrolase yields the protein MSGIITILGLGAGELDQLTMGVYRKIKEADHMFVRTKEHPVIEELEKDGIQYTAFDNIYEAHDTFEIVYETIANTLLEQAEGTEIIYAVPGHPLVAERTVQLLLEKGEVANVEVRIEGGQSFLDPMFASLKIDPIEGFQLIDATSFERGQLELRQHLIFCQVYDAFVASDVKLTLMEMLPDDYEVYIVTAAGTSFEQVKKVPLYMLDHETELNNLTSVYVPPVQERASLYQQFDVLREIIADLRGPNGCPWDKKQTHQSLKKYLIEEAYEVLEAIDEEDDDHLVEELGDILLQVMLHAQIGEDEGWFSIDDIIRTLSEKMVRRHPHVFGNMDVNNADEVIANWEEIKNQEKGFVKESVLNGVPKSLPQLLRAYEIQKKAGKVGFDWVEVQPMIEKALEEWQEFQQEVTNMDETKMLGEFGDLLFAFVNIARHYKIDPEEALRSTNEKFVGRFLFMEAKVAEMNKEMQDLSLEQLDVLWEEAKQTER from the coding sequence GTGAGTGGAATCATTACTATTTTAGGATTAGGTGCTGGTGAGTTAGATCAGCTAACGATGGGTGTATATCGGAAAATAAAAGAAGCAGATCACATGTTTGTTAGAACGAAGGAACATCCCGTTATAGAAGAGTTGGAGAAAGATGGTATACAATATACAGCCTTTGACAATATATATGAAGCGCATGATACATTTGAAATTGTATATGAAACAATTGCGAATACATTACTAGAACAAGCTGAAGGCACAGAAATCATCTATGCCGTTCCAGGGCACCCGCTTGTAGCGGAAAGAACGGTTCAGCTACTTTTGGAAAAAGGCGAAGTAGCGAATGTTGAGGTGCGAATTGAAGGTGGACAAAGTTTTCTTGACCCTATGTTTGCAAGTCTTAAGATTGATCCGATTGAAGGATTCCAATTAATTGACGCCACATCATTTGAAAGAGGACAATTAGAATTACGTCAACATTTAATCTTTTGCCAAGTTTATGACGCATTCGTTGCATCAGATGTGAAATTAACATTAATGGAGATGCTACCAGATGATTACGAAGTGTATATCGTAACAGCTGCAGGGACTTCATTTGAACAAGTTAAAAAGGTACCGTTGTACATGTTAGATCATGAAACTGAGTTGAATAATTTAACGAGTGTGTACGTACCACCAGTTCAGGAACGTGCGTCCTTGTATCAACAGTTTGATGTGCTTAGAGAAATTATTGCAGACCTTCGTGGACCAAATGGTTGTCCGTGGGATAAAAAGCAAACACATCAATCTTTAAAGAAGTATTTAATTGAGGAAGCTTATGAAGTGTTGGAAGCAATTGATGAAGAGGATGATGATCACTTAGTAGAAGAACTGGGTGATATATTATTACAAGTTATGTTGCATGCCCAAATTGGAGAGGACGAAGGTTGGTTCTCTATAGATGATATTATTCGAACTTTATCTGAGAAAATGGTTCGTCGCCATCCGCATGTATTCGGGAATATGGATGTAAATAATGCCGATGAAGTAATTGCCAATTGGGAAGAAATTAAAAACCAGGAAAAAGGATTCGTGAAAGAATCTGTTTTAAATGGAGTTCCAAAGAGTTTACCACAGTTATTACGCGCTTATGAAATTCAGAAAAAAGCTGGTAAGGTTGGTTTCGATTGGGTTGAAGTACAACCGATGATAGAGAAAGCCTTAGAAGAATGGCAAGAGTTCCAACAAGAAGTTACAAACATGGATGAGACGAAGATGTTAGGTGAATTTGGCGATTTACTATTTGCGTTTGTTAATATAGCTCGTCATTATAAAATAGATCCAGAAGAGGCGTTACGTTCAACTAATGAGAAATTCGTTGGTCGTTTCTTATTCATGGAAGC